A genomic segment from Maniola jurtina chromosome 16, ilManJurt1.1, whole genome shotgun sequence encodes:
- the LOC123873212 gene encoding helix-loop-helix protein 1, with the protein MKSWLETASSMEDGSLSCMLAEPREALLPITDRENLAPRKRDRTLEPCAISEEAYLSSGPGSPCAGLSREERRRRRRATLKYRTAHATRERIRVEAFNAAFASLRRLLPTLPPDKKLSKIEILRLAICYIAYLNHVLDA; encoded by the exons ATGAAGAGCTGGCTGGAGACCGCCAGCAGCATGGAAGACGGCTCGTTATCTTGTATGCTCGCCGAACCTAGAGAAGCTTTGCTGCCAATCACTGACAGAGAAAACTTGGCACCTAGAAAAAG AGACCGAACACTGGAACCATGCGCTATATCTGAAGAAGCATACCTATCCAGCGGTCCAGGATCCCCTTGTGCTGGTCTCTCCAGAGAGGAACGAAGACGCCGGCGCCGAGCCACGCTCAAGTACCGCACAGCTCACGCCACTAGGGAAAGGATCCGAGTTGAAGCCTTCAACGCAGCCTTCGCATCGTTAAGAAGACTGCTACCAACCCTCCCTCCCGATAAGAAGCTATCCAAAATTGAAATACTCCGGTTAGCTATATGCTATATTGCCTATCTTAATCATGTTTTAGATGCATAA
- the LOC123873203 gene encoding NPC intracellular cholesterol transporter 1 homolog 1b-like — protein MCLWYTVTAKCVMRGECAMVGGFAKLCPVDEEAPPVLDADSLTDETRVEVLNIIKSRCPELLYDEDGKEKNEADIVSCCDVVQIREMDRNLLMAEGVIGRCPICVRNFARQVCELNCSPNQSKFATVRVEYTPDGTAFVNEVNYTVYEKFMIDAHASCAGIIVPQTGMPAINLMCGNAPVCTPEAWLGFTGDTETNPLAPVQVNFIKSPTPENSMNAHAPLCNETLEGDLPCSCVDCHANCPMSERPQAPDICHVLSFNCIGFSVGLVFFALSVIMFTVLAFLECRQLKTSSKIEEKYEFNNINRVTKIFQKVFSAIGVFSASNPVLTIMVTTWIAFAMLFGVAQLNLTANPMELWSGPESRSRQEFNYFNSRFGPFYRAAQVFLTFKGLDSFVVNNVTYGPAFRVEAIHELVALENAIIDIGREDDTVKLENICYAPLRVPGGEQKLNQCVQMSVSTYLPDRKINNDTYLRSIQDCLNNHLALNCLADWGGGAEPEISVGGYDGDNILEAHTLLINFPIRNFLRAEDLVPVLEWEQKFINLMHEYEKNNKSDFVDVAFGTERSIEDEIQRISVAEALPITISYLLMFVYVIFALGNIRRFKTCLIDSKVTVAISCIIVVLISIFCAMGILGYMDGTVTLLAINVIPFFILSVGIDNVFLMINEMQEVEMNLEKYEDYKDNFSFEKKKRFIFGKMMNNIGPSMFVSSITQITCFAIGSITNLPAVKSFAIFASCSLVFLFLFQITAVIGILSIDYNRVKTNRFDLICCIQKKILNDEEPLQDGKAYQSITKRLMVPYSKFILDWRVKITVAIIFMFLVSGSVIIIPQIEVGLDQEMALPPDSYVYKYLTSVNQLMRLGPPVYFVLKDGLNFTNPDHQNVICGSRLCNDDSLVTQLFLASRHSDATYIARSSNSWIDDFFDWASLPNACCKYNTTDGGFCASMDNSPECSFCTIERSELANGLRPAGSAFRNYVPFFLQDTPTAVCSRGGLGSYFSNVNFLLDSEGTATVQDTNFMTYHTTLATSQDFIAALSNAYDISADITTAIQKHTNLDVEVFPYSVFYVFFEQYLSMWGDTFASLGYCLVGVLAINLLVTGFNFLITSALVITVIMVVVEMMGVMYLWNIPLNPVSCINLIVSIGISVEFCSHIAYAYATSVCEPSEKVRDAIRNVGSTIITGITLTNIPIIVLYFSYTQIIEVFFFRMLFSLVILGFIHGMIFFPVLLSYMNDLKYR, from the coding sequence ATGTGCTTGTGGTATACTGTAACTGCAAAATGTGTTATGCGTGGAGAATGTGCGATGGTCGGAGGTTTTGCGAAACTTTGTCCTGTTGACGAAGAAGCGCCGCCTGTGCTTGATGCTGATTCACTAACAGATGAAACGAGAGTCGAAGTATTAAACATTATAAAATCGAGGTGTCCCGAGCTTTTATACGACGAAGATGGGAAGGAAAAGAATGAGGCAGACATTGTCTCATGCTGCGATGTTGTGCAAATTAGGGAAATGGATAGAAACCTATTAATGGCAGAAGGTGTAATCGGGCGATGTCCGATATGTGTGAGAAACTTTGCCAGACAAGTCTGCGAATTGAACTGTTCACCGAATCAATCGAAGTTTGCGACCGTCAGAGTGGAGTATACCCCAGATGGAACAGCGTTTGTCAATGAAGTAAACTACACAGTGTATGAAAAGTTCATGATAGATGCTCATGCTTCGTGCGCTGGAATCATTGTTCCACAGACTGGAATGCCTGCTATAAACCTTATGTGTGGCAATGCTCCTGTATGTACACCTGAAGCTTGGCTCGGCTTTACAGGAGATACGGAAACGAATCCCTTAGCACCAGTTCAAGTTAATTTCATCAAATCGCCTACACCGGAAAATTCTATGAACGCTCATGCTCCACTGTGTAATGAAACGTTGGAAGGTGATTTACCGTGTAGTTGTGTAGATTGCCATGCTAACTGTCCCATGAGCGAAAGACCCCAGGCTCCTGATATATGTCATGTGCTTTCTTTTAATTGCATAGGGTTTTCCGTGGGACTAGTTTTCTTTGCACTGAGCGTCATCATGTTTACAGTTCTCGCGTTTTTAGAATGCAGACAACTAAAAACATCTAGTAAAATAGAAGAAAAATATGAATTCAACAATATAAACAGAGtcacaaaaatatttcaaaaagttttttcaGCGATAGGTGTATTTTCGGCTAGTAACCCTGTCTTAACTATAATGGTAACTACTTGGATCGCTTTTGCCATGTTGTTTGGTGTTGCGCAACTTAACTTAACTGCAAACCCAATGGAACTTTGGTCTGGACCAGAATCTCGGAGTCGCCAAGAATTCAACTATTTTAACTCAAGATTTGGGCCATTTTATCGAGCTGCACAGGTTTTTTTAACCTTCAAAGGTCTAGACTCTTTTGTTGTTAACAATGTAACATATGGACCTGCGTTCAGAGTAGAGGCAATACATGAACTTGTGGCCCTTGAAAATGCAATCATTGATATTGGAAGGGAAGATGATACAGtgaaattagaaaatatatGTTATGCACCACTCCGTGTACCAGGTGGtgaacaaaaattaaatcagTGTGTACAAATGTCAGTTTCGACTTATCTACCggatagaaaaataaataatgatacatATCTTAGAAGTATACAGGACTGTTTAAACAATCACCTAGCGTTAAACTGTCTAGCTGATTGGGGAGGTGGTGCCGAACCAGAAATTTCTGTAGGAGGATACGACGGCGACAATATACTTGAAGCGCATACCTTACTGATTAATTTCCCTATAAGAAACTTTTTAAGAGCTGAAGATTTAGTACCGGTACTAGAGTGGGAACaaaagtttataaatttaatgcatgaatatgaaaaaaacaataaatcagATTTTGTTGATGTAGCTTTTGGAACCGAACGATCTATAGAAGATGAAATTCAGCGGATTTCCGTAGCAGAAGCATTACCTATCACTATAAGTTATCTGCTTATGTTTGTATATGTGATCTTCGCATTGGGTAACATAAGAAGGTTTAAAACTTGTTTGATTGACAGTAAAGTGACGGTAGCTATAAGTTGTATAATAGTTGTACTTATATCTATATTTTGTGCTATGGGTATTTTGGGATATATGGATGGTACTGTAACTTTATTAGCAATTAATGTCATACCATTTTTCATTCTTTCCGTTGGTATAGATAACGTTTTCTTAATGATAAATGAGATGCAGGAAGTTGAAATGAATTTAGAGAAGTACGAAGATTATAAAGATAACTTTAGTTTTGAGAAAAAGAAACGTTTCATCTTTGGAAAAATGATGAACAATATAGGTCCCTCTATGTTCGTGTCCTCGATTACTCAAATCACTTGCTTTGCTATAGGAAGTATAACCAACTTACCAGCGGTGAAATCATTTGCTATATTTGCTTCATGTTCGTTAGTTTTTCTGTTTCTATTTCAAATCACAGctgtaataggtatattatcgATTGACTATAACCGAGTCAAAACAAATAGGTTCGATCTAATTTGTTGtattcagaaaaaaatattaaacgaTGAAGAACCGCTCCAAGATGGCAAAGCTTACCAAAGCATAACCAAAAGACTTATGGTACCTTattctaaatttattttagacTGGCGTGTTAAAATAACTGTTGCTATTATATTTATGTTTCTGGTATCAGGTAGTGTAATCATTATTCCGCAAATCGAAGTGGGCTTAGACCAAGAAATGGCGTTGCCGCCTGATTCGTACGTTTATAAATACTTGACGTCTGTAAACCAATTAATGCGACTTGGACCTCCAGTTTACTTTGTTCTCAAAGATGGCTTAAACTTTACAAATCCTGATCATCAAAACGTAATTTGTGGCAGTCGACTATGTAATGATGATTCTCTTGTTACACAGTTGTTTTTAGCATCCCGGCACAGCGATGCAACTTACATAGCAAGGAGCTCGAATTCCTGGATAGATGACTTCTTCGATTGGGCTAGTTTACCTAACGCTTGTTGTAAATATAACACTACTGATGGTGGTTTCTGTGCTAGTATGGATAATTCTCCAGAATGCAGTTTTTGTACAATCGAAAGATCAGAATTAGCAAATGGATTAAGACCAGCTGGGTCTGCTTTTAGAAACTATGTACCATTTTTCTTGCAGGATACACCGACTGCTGTGTGTAGTAGAGGTGGTCTCGGTAGTTACTTTAGTAATGTTAACTTTTTACTCGACTCAGAGGGCACAGCTACAGTACAAGATACAAATTTTATGACCTATCATACTACTTTAGCAACTTCACAGGACTTTATTGCGGCTTTATCAAATGCTTATGACATCAGTGCGGATATAACAACAGCTATACAGAAGCACACTAACTTGGACGTGGAAGTATTTCCGTATTCTGTTTTCTATGTGTTTTTCGAACAGTATTTAAGTATGTGGGGCGATACTTTCGCATCACTTGGCTATTGTCTTGTTGGTGTTCTAGCTATAAATTTGTTAGTTACAGGGTTCAACTTTTTGATAACGTCTGCATTGGTGATCACTGTTATTATGGTAGTAGTTGAGATGATGGGGGTGATGTATTTGTGGAATATACCATTAAATCCTGTCTCGTGTATTAATTTGATTGTCTCCATAGGTATTTCGGTGGAATTCTGCAGTCATATTGCCTACGCTTATGCTACAAGCGTTTGTGAACCGAGTGAAAAAGTTCGCGATGCCATTAGAAATGTAGGAAGCACTATTATCACAGGAATTACTCTTACTAATATACCAATTATCGTATTATACTTTTCGTATACACAAATTATTGAAGTGTTCTTTTTCAGAATGCTCTTTAGTTTAGTTATTTTAGGGTTCATACATGGTATGATATTTTTCCCTGTGCTGTTAAGTTATATGAATGATTTAAAATATAGATAA